Genomic window (Oryza sativa Japonica Group chromosome 3, ASM3414082v1):
CGCACTAGAGACATTTTTAACAACCCAAGTCCACCTAACGTGGCGCATCGCTATTCGACCCCCGCGTAAAGAGCATCAAAAACTCTAGGCTTTGTTGCACCCTGTGCTCCCCAGCTAATCCCTAGCAAAGCAAGCAATCCCCAAACGCGTCTCTAATATTTTTCACCACCTAACTCCGCTGTTTTTAAACCCTCGTCACGAATCACGATCCTGCATGATCACTTGCATTTCATCTTTTCATGAACGTTTTTTTGTGCATGTTGTTTACTGCATTTTTCAGTTTCAGCTGTGTAGTAGCACACTCTGTTTGCTTCATCGTTTGTGTTCGAGATGGATCGAGACGAGAGCTTGGGCACGCAGCCATTGACCGGGAGGCGGGTGCGCGCGGACACAAGGCACCCGGTGTACCGCGGCATCCGGCTCCGCAGCGGCAAGTGGGTCTCGGAGATCCGCGAGCCGGGCAAGTCCAGCAGGATCTGGCTCGGCACGTACCCGACGCCCGAGATGGCCGCCGCGGCGTACGACGCCGCGGCATTGGCGCtgcgcggcgccgacgccgcgctcAACTTCCCCGGCACGGCCACGTCGCGCCCGGCGCCAGCCTCCGGCTCCCCCGACGACATCCGcgcagcggccgcggccgccgccgcgatgatCGGCTCCGGTCACCGTGGCAACCagcgcgccgccgacgcgagCACGTctcgcgcggcgacggcggcgccggaggccgccgtcgccgctggggCGGGCGATCAGAAGCGCGTcgtggacgaggacgacgtcTTCGAGATGCCGCGGCTGCTGGTGAGCATGGCCGAGGGCTTGATGATGAGCCCGCCGAGGCTGAGCCCCTCGacggacggcgtcggcggcgtgtcgccggaggacgacgaggacgaggacggcaTGAGCCTGTGGAACCATTCCTGAAATGGGCTTACGGGTGCATAGCATTTGCAGGAGGACACCATGTATTTTCCATGTGTTCGTATGAATTCTGTGCCTACGTACAGTACGTACTCGGCACGTATGCGAGATAGGAACAGAGCAGAGCAGGATACTGAATTTTATCGTAGTTGTCCTGTTACGTGTATACGGTATATATGGTCACTCCACTGATGTATAAGCCATCCGTAGACGAATTATGGCTGAAAACGATGCCCCTGACACAAAATTCGTACCGCATTTGGCAGGATTTTTCTTTCCGGGGACGAGAGATCACTATCAAAGATTAGGAGTAAATGCGATGGGATTTTCCCTTAAATGAAATGTTGTGACTGAAAATGGCAATACGCTGGTTGTAGTTGCACGTACATAAATGAAATGTGCCATTCAGAATCTGTCCTTGGAATCGAGGGCATCAAACATTATGGGTTCAGTTTCTGTTAACTAGGACAGGATTCTCGCACTTTAATTTGGGTCTTAGAAATGTAGTGTGGTAAGAGAGTGAAAAAATACAGATGAAGATTGGTGCCAAAATGAGTGAATGATACAGGATAAATCCCTAGGTTGTGTTATCTAAACAAGTGTTTTGTGTGACACCACTTGATATACCGACAAATCTTTCCTCGCTACAAGTAATATGGTTGCACCGAAGCATTTCCACATCAAAGGCCTAAAAAGAGAAATATATACAAAGTGCGTAACAACCAAAAGTCATGCACATATGTAAGAGCACTCTCTAAGTCACTAGGGGCATTATTATGCTTTACCTTTTCACTGCAGGAACCTGGGCCATTTGgcttacgaggaatgactaggtGTGCAATAACAAACTGATGTCTAATGTCATTAATTTACCTTACAAAGTTATTTCGTTTTTCTACAGTGGAGAAATATGATCCCAGTGAAACTGAGGGGTGATTTGAAGTCAGCAAGGGAATCACTGTTTAATTGCCAGTATCCAAGAAACAAGAGGCAAGAGAACCAAGCAACAGATGATGCTTTGTGATAGGATCTGAGATAGTTCTGTTAGCTTTCATCTTTGTTTGCCTCACACCACTGGCTTGTTAGTGTCGTGCCAGCGGCGTTGGGCCTGACTTGCCTTTTGCTTGACTAGTTGGCTGGAGTCCCCAGCAGTTTGTCTGTTTTCTGATTTTTGTACAGTACTCTTATATTTTCAGTAAAGCTGGGCACGATCCTTTTCTCTAAAAGTCACTAGACAGTTAGTagcaacaaaaaataaatattgttaGTTGAAGTTATGCAGTCAGCAGTCATAATTCTTGGCCCGGTTGGTCCTAATACGAGGTCAGTATGCTTAAATCCAGGCCGCACCAACTACTCATGACGCCATAAGCATGAAGGCACTGTACCTTCATATGTGACAGAGACTGTGGATCCAAACATGTATGTGTCGGAACGAAGGTCCCGACCGCACGGCCGTTCACCTCGTCGACCGCTACGGACGGCAACACCGAGCAACCTTATTGTAATAATCACCTTATTGCTCTAACCGAACAAAGCATGTCATGCATGCCCCGTTTGACAACTTGACATTTCAACCTGTGAAAGTTGCAATCCATCCAGCCCTAAACTCGAACCTGAGTTTCAGTGCTCCTTTCTGCTGAGGTACGTTGGCGTGAGACTCGTTGCCTGCGGGAGAAATGTATGCATCGCAACGGACCCTGGGTCTCTCTCGCCGCACGGTTGCTATAACTCCCGCAGGCAGGTCACAAGGCGAGGTTCTCGATATATCCCCTGTGCCACGCCCACACACGAACACGCCAGATGGCCTTGCACACGTCGTCCTCAACATGCACGTATGCTGTTTCCACCAGGTTTACATTACCGTTGACCACTAAATTTCGAGTCTCATCGGTATTAcggtttttgataaattttaactAAATCTACTGTTTAacctttaaaattttaattaaaacttaatttcgAGCCGTGTCGAAACGTCGAAATTTCGCGGAATTTGACCGGTTTCGTCGGAATTATAAACTCTGGTTTCCACCACAGCGCCGCGGCCGGCATCTCGGCGCGGGCGCGTGGGCGGGCGAAATCAAACCCCGCGGATTTGGAAAGAGAGAAAGGCGCGCGCAGCCGCGCAGGCGATTGATGAATTTCCGTCTCGAACCCGCGAGGCGCGGGGCCGTGCGCACGTGACGAGCGCGcgagttgctgctgctgctgctgctgcattggTGCATGCGTGCGTGCGAGCGATCTACCGTTGACGAGTACGCGGCATGATATCTTATCCTTCCGTGCCGCGACGCAGATCGACCGGCACCAGCTGGGTATCTGCAACAGGCAGGCTGGCAATGCCGCGCAATGGCATATTGGCATGGCGGCCCGGCCGGGACGACTCCGCGCGTATTGAAAGCCAAGTACACGCTCTCTTCGCCTCCTGCGCGCGACGACCTCCTCGAGGACTCCGAGACGCCCGGCGGACCACCGGGGTACGGGCCGCCACAATTGCCTGCGGATCGTGCCGGCGGTGGCACACACAGACACACTGCTTCTGCTTTGCGTACGGCACTTGGCATTACTGAGGGAGCTCATCTATGGACCGTTTTGTTCGACGCCACCACTACCGTTTTCTCTCTTTGTTTTGCATCTGCCGGCACGCATGGCAGTGGCGATTCATGCAACTTGTTTGTTTATACTGACTATAACTGACAGCATCCGGCTTCTCATATCATAATTCAGGGGTGAAGAAGAGGCCGGCATTAGAGGCAAGGGGCATCTAACGTTTAATGGCACAGCTGGATGGATTGCTGGAGCCCAAATCTAGGCACACTCCTGCGTACTGTTACTGTACGCTGCTACTAGTCGTAATTAACAACAACACGGGACGATACTTATACTACTAGTATGATCTATCTGGCCCCTACCTACATGGCTACATGTGCGCATCCGTACTTTCTATTTTACACTGTGTAACCTGAAAAACGAAACGGAATCCATCCATGCATCGCTGCGGGCGACGAATCAATCCTGAACACGCGGAAACAGTGAGGAAGGTTCACAGGTCAATGCCTTGCCTTCACCGTCGTCTCGGTGGAATAGTAGATCGATCGGTTTACCGTTTACTGTCTCAGGCGACAAAATGGCGTGGTCGAGCAAGATGTGCTCTACCTCTACTGCCGAAATGTACAGCGAGTACAAAGTCGGAGTAGTTGTCAGAGCAACGGAAAACATCAAATTAGCAGATTGATGTTGGAAGTAAATTGGATCGATGGTACTCGTTTGACAATGTTGACATGGGAGTGAATTCAGGGATATGTGCAAGACTCGCTAAGGAGATCTAAGGTATGCAGATTGGGAAACACAAAGATAAGAAAATTAAGGATATATGATATATTTATGGCCTTCTGCGAAGGCCATAAGCTGATATATGGCTGCAAATTAACGCATATAAAACGAACAACTTATACGTATCTACTCACGCATAAGCACTCAGATATATATTCAGAACTCAGATGACAGGCCAGAGTTTGTTGTTCACCTAAACAATGCATCAATACAGGAGGTGGTGAACTGCTGCAATACCTGAACCTTTGGACCCGGAGTAAAAGGCGGTGCTTAGTGAAGCATGGAGTTCAGCAGCCTAATCTCGACAAGACACAAGTAGGCAAACAACTTCTCCCCATCTCGGCAGTTGACAGTTTTTATTTGTCAAATCCAAACAGATGTCGGGCCTGTTcattttgatgccaaaaaaaaccttatcaaattttgacgcaacttatcaaatttttgacaggatttcttatatagttaccaaaatttgacagcaaactaaatgtagccacttttttggcaactttattaaaactagcatggtgacccgtgcagattgcgcggctagcatcattatattttctctcatataatagcatatagtcAGGGGCGGAGACAACGTGGGGACGGGGGGAGGGGTCTTTAGACCCCCTACCCCCTAATATACTATTATAGCCCCTATAATACCCCCATAAAATTCTAATCCATATGTTTATAGATGAGGGGGCTAATATAGATTTTGTTTGAGGTTGTTAGAAGGCCTAAAAGGCTAAgaaggccaaaaaaaaaaactaacccaACCCTAAATCTCTCTTAGTTACTCTTGGTCATTTTGGTTTAGCCTCTGCTATAATTTTATCTTAGCCCCGCATAcagtatgttttctcattatattattcaaacatattaaaatgataacataattttaaattttgcaataactttacaaaactactaatgtgtaatattcatattgtattttatatatgtgttagtaattaattatttttaatatcaaaatttagttatttgtaaattaaatatattgacttgttttttaatattttttaattctgaattttctataaattgtgtttctatatagactctatgctcttcttccaatattatttatttttatttctaaatttttattatttctaattgtatttgtatgtggactctaaactaatttttaatttcgaatttcaattacttctaaattgtattcctatattgactttaaactcttcttcccatgttttttcttaattttgaattttagttatttataaattgtatttttatacggactctaaactctatttttaattttattatgtttattccaaattttagttgttttaaattcttatatggactctgtactctacttctaatattccttgttttttaattctgaatttctatatttttcttaattgtatttctatctggactctatactctacttctaatattccttatttttaattccgaatttctattatttcctaattgtatttctatacggactatatactctacttctaatattccttatttttagttctgaaattatattatttcctaattgtatttctatatggactctatactctacttctaatattccttatgtttaattctgaatttaagttattttctaattgtatttctgtatttctatatggactctatactctacttctgatattccttatttttaattccgaatttcagttattttctaattgtatttctatatggactctatactctacttctgatattccttatttttaatttcgaatttcagttatttcctaattgtatttctatatggactctatactctacttctaatattccttatttttaattccgaatttcagttatttcctaattgtatttctatatggactccagtcttctcttccaatattccttatttaattccgaatttcaactatttctaaattgtatttctatatggactctgttttttctttttctccgattaatgtgagaatttctaggccacgagagcgaacgtggaggctcctttttctactcctttaataatataatagatttggtaaggttgaaaatgacatcaaagtgagcAGGCCCCTCATATGATGGTTGTACAGAAAAATCTGAAACTACCATGCCTGGGTGGGATTCTTGTGTGCTCAAGATAAAAGATAAAATTAGGACACATAATACAAGAAAGCTATTGGCGTAAGAGTAATAGTGTTTTAGGGCttattcagattgtagccaaaataaacctggtgatattgccaaaattttggtagtatttcttatgtatttatcaaaTTTAGCAAGAAACTAATAGATATATTTTTGgcaactttgaaaaaaaatggtatggttgaaaaatagcatcaatctgaacaacccCTTAATTagtattataaacttaaaagatAGATTTATACAAGATGTGTCGTTTAGTAGTTTTAAAACGTGCTAACGAAAATTAAGTTAAATCTGTATTTCAATTAGAAAATAACGGGGCCAACAAGTAATCAAGCATCCCTTAATCGACCTGCTCTACATAACTCACTGGTCCGAACACTACATTTGTTAAAGACCACACAGCAAGCATACGTATACACGCATGATACTACGTATCTACTCTTGTTAAACAGCGATCACACCTGGGATATACGACGAATACTCCATACAAATTACAATACTCTGCCGACCGGGACCGGCTCAAGAAAAATACTCGACCGCCTGCTCGCTGCCAAGGCCGAGCGGTGAGTGGTGACCACTGTCCCGTGTCCACTACTCCACTCCAATAGCAGCAATCTTTAAACGCCCCCCTGCGTCCGTGCATCTACTTCTACTTATAAGCTGAGCCCACCAGGGTCCATTTCACCATCTGCCACAGCCGCGAGGCTTCACTTCCACTACTACTACGGTACTACCCCCCGCTGTTCCGCCCGCGCATCCACCGATCCGTCTCAGCTCAACACCCCACGCTGCCACGCTGCCAGCAACGCAACCCCCGAGTGcatctctcgcgcgcgcgcgtacaTGGCAACAGCGTAGTACTTCGCCACTTGCTGcggagacgacgatggcggtggcggcgccggcgaggaggttgACGCCGTTGACGCTGCGGGACTTCCTGGAGCAGTCCAGCAGCGAAGGCTTCCGCGCCTACCCGCGTTTCCCCGTtgccgacgagggagtggccGGAGGagacctcgcgccgccggtgCGCCTCCTCATCGAGGCCGGGCTACGCCGGAGCCCGTCGCGGTTGCCCTCCTTCTACAACTTCTTCCACAAGAGCCCCGGCACGCTCGCCAAGATCTCGCGCCTCTC
Coding sequences:
- the LOC4331412 gene encoding ethylene-responsive transcription factor ERF027, translating into MDRDESLGTQPLTGRRVRADTRHPVYRGIRLRSGKWVSEIREPGKSSRIWLGTYPTPEMAAAAYDAAALALRGADAALNFPGTATSRPAPASGSPDDIRAAAAAAAAMIGSGHRGNQRAADASTSRAATAAPEAAVAAGAGDQKRVVDEDDVFEMPRLLVSMAEGLMMSPPRLSPSTDGVGGVSPEDDEDEDGMSLWNHS